The stretch of DNA TTTTACTTAAGATACTCCTTGCATTGTGAAAGAAACTGGGTTGTTTTTTTGTGTGATCGTCAATCTACTGTTTTCATGCAAGTCAAATGGCTTTAGTCTAGTGCAAATGCCATCCAAAAAGTTCCTCCCTCAAAATTTGATTGTATCACTAACTGCTTCCACAAATACCGCAGATCAAAGTGTTGTTTTAGAACTCAAATACTCAACTAGATGAGTAACTTAGTATTGGATTTATAGTTTACTTAGTTTTTTAGTTATTATGATGATGAGCTTGATGTCCGATAAGCAATAACAGAAGCAGCTTCTGTTTAATTTGATTAATGTGTATTGAATTTCTTTGTTGGAATTAGTGCTGATAATTTTATCAATTTGGTTAGGACATTGAATCTATTATGGAGACCATGATGCAACAACTTCTGTCCAAGGAAATACTTGCTGAACCAATGAAGGAAATTGGAGAAAGGTATCCTAAGTGGTTGGAAGAGCATAAAGCCAGCTTAAGCAAAGAAGATTACGAACGGTATTCAACCCAATACGGTCTGATACGGAATCTTAGTGAAGTTTATGAAAAAGATTCTGGAAACTTCACCAAGATTTTTGAGCTCATGCAGAAAATGCAAGACTGTGGACAACCTCCAAATGATATTGTCCAGGAGCTTGCTCCCGATTTCGATTTAGCCAGCCTTGGCCAGTTGTAAGTTCATTCTTGTAGCAGTAATCTCTGTTTGCttatttcaaaatcaaatacGTATGCATGACCACAAATTTATATAGTTTCATTTCAGCTTCCTCAATACTCATAATGTGTGATTTGTCATGGAATTCAACGAATAGGTTGTATAAGTTGACTATAATAAAGCAGTTCATATTCATGGTTGATGCCTAATACTCCGTACTCGCTCAAATAAATTGGCAATTCATGATATATATAAAAGCaagttgtttatttatttatttatttttattggggGAGAGGGGTAGTTACTTTGCATGTCAAATTAAATGTTGTCAcaattatgtgatctaacttgCAAGGAATTACTGCTCGTTAAATTAGTACTTgagtttttttcttaaaaaacacAGTTTATATTGAAGTTACCCAGCCTTAGTCTGTGATCCTAGTTGAGGATTGAACCTAACATCAAAGATGTTTGTGGTGGGAGAGAGAAAATGAGGAAAAGATGAAGAGGGGAAAGaaatttagagagagatagagtGGTTTTTTGTTGTAGAAAGATGGAGAGGTGAATAGTGCTAGCAACAGATCCATATGAATTTCACTCGATAAGAGAGTGAATGTTGGAAATGGTGTTATAGACTTAAAGTGAGTGTTGCTAGCACTACTTTGGAGATAACGAACAATGGGAGAAAATCCGAACCCATTTGGCACTTGATAACCTCAATCGTAACTTTATACCTTTTCCTTTTCTGAAAACTTGGTtgctatatttttaatttttatctcGTAGTTGTCAAActacatatatattatgtgtGACATCAGCTAATACAAACATTTCCATCTGCAGATCTCCAGAAATGCTCGACGCATCTCAGCCAAATTGTGCAATAATGTGAAGTTTTTTCCTCCCTCTTATTACATAGCAGCTGCTGGTTTGCAGATTCTCaggaacattttttttttacttgtcaGAATAATATAGTTTTATCATTAAGATTGTTCTTTTCCTGCTTATTGTACGGTTAAAGGATCTCGCACTTTTTTATAGCCTCCCTTCAAGATTGTATATGATCCAAGGATTTGTCCATTCACATTTTATTAGACCAATGATAGTGCGACGAGCTGCTAGTTGCAAACAAAATTTACTTTATGATaagtttaaaataatttcttatTTAATCTCGAGATCCTTGAATATGATGACCGTTATGGATTGAATAGAACCATTTGATGTCTGTACTTGATATGGGTTGGATTGTGGTTAAAGTAGTGAAATACCACAATCTTAACTTGTTTATAGTAGGTATCCCATCCATGCAATTCTTACAAGTGGTGCATATGGATAATCAGAagacaaaatgataaaaaaaatcctcATCTTTGCCACCCCTTCCCTAATCCCTCTCTGCACCAGCACCGCCCTCTCTCGTTGATCACCCCTACCCACCCTCTATCGCCCCTCCTCCACTCCCATGAGCTTGGTAACCTAAACTGACGTTGACAGTGTTTTTGATGTACTTCAGCATCTCCAAATGCTTCAGCCATCTCTTCCACTTCATCATCTCAATGATGGAGAGGGGAGAAGGGATTCATAGAGGATTGGGCAAGTGGTGGGAAGAGATAACACATAGGACCGAGGAGAAAGGTAGGGAGTTGAAATTTTAATCTTAATTTGTAAGCATGTCATTCTGCGTCATCattaggggtgtgcatggtttaaaaaccacaccacaccaaaccatatttatggttttggtttatatccaaaaccattttaatgaaaaattggttattttgcaaaactaatttggatatggtttataattggttcggaaccaatttataaccggtttataataaaaaataggttacttatttataaccgattcatcttaaattttatttttttttaaaaatgcattattataacttttaattcctatatatttaaattttttttttacaataattaagccaatatttttttttgtttaattgattaaaagaacatatttaataattattgtttatagaaaaaacataatttttctttaattttatgaattattggtttataatgaattcataagagttttttttctaagcccaacaaatttcaaactaagcccaaaaaaacagatttttttaagcccaaaataattaaaatatagatttttttaaaaaaaaaaaatcatcaaaaatctgttttttataattatttttaaaataaataaattttgttaaataaaaaataattaaatattaaagggtGGTTGACGGTGGCCGGCCGCCGGAGCGCCGCCGCCAACCACCGCGCCGGTCGCCGGAGCGCcgccatcaaccaccgtgccgGCCGCCGGCCGCCGCCGGAAAATCGCCGGTCGCCACCGTTGACCAATTCCTCCACcaccttattaattatttatttattaaattatataattaattgaatttggaaatttttttttttaaaaaaaaaactattgggcTTTTTCCTTATTGGGCctcaatttaaaaatcaattttaaaccaattataaaaaattggatagggtttagaattggtttttttgtattggattggtttggtttttttttaaaatggatttggttattaattttggatatggtttggttAATGATTTGGTTAAGGTTACTtggattttttgcacacccctagtCATCATGCCTTTATTTTAGAGACTTGCCTTGACATTAAAAGAGAACAAGAAGATTCTCCTTTATCATTATTTTCATGTCTATCAAATTCCTTAGGGTTTGGTTAATAtctatgaaaaataaaataaaaaatggtcaAGTAAATTCCTCTCCAAGACAAGAAAGGAATTTCTTGTTAAATCAATGGCGCATTAAACTCCGACTTATTATATGAGCACATTCTTCATTCCAACTTAAAACGAGTGACAAGTTGATTTGGGACAAAAGTAATAATAGCAATTAGCAAGTATAGTGTGCaatttatcaagaaaatatattggAGACAACACTCACCTAAGGGTGAGGCAAATAGACGATGATGGGGCGGTTGGGAGTACCACAAAAGGTGAAGCTTATGTTGTGGAGAGCATGTCACAGTGGCCCTCCAACCATCTATATTCATTATTCTATGATTGGGAGATAACAATTTTCAGGTTGTGAAGTGCAACGTAGACGCAACAATTTTATTCCAAAATCAAAGGTGTTTTGGGATGGTCATGTGCATGAGGAACGACAAGGGTATCCTTAGGGAAATCTGCTACCATTTTTAACCGAGACATTCATTTTCAAATTGTAAAGAGAGCTTGAATTTCAATAGAAAACTTTGAGATTAGTTTTATCATATGAAGACGCGCAAATTTTGTAGATCATATTCTAGCTAGGGCGACAAGATGTTAAGCTAGTATTTGTAAGAAAAGACTTAGAGCAGTTCAAAAATCCAATGCTACCTATTTCTTTCATCCTATGTAGGCTTACAAAGTTTAGTACAGGAACAAATCAGGCACACCATACACCTATTTAACTAACTGGCAAAACAATCTTTTATATACACAATAATAACTCCTTAACTTCCTCCACCTTAAGGGTGCAAGTGTCTCTCCCACTTCAAAAATTAGTGAATAATACCAACCATAAATTTCTGTAGGGtactatttcaattttcaataatCTTGCCTTTCTTTGTTCCTGCCAATTAGCATGCCCAATTAGACACCTCAATACAATTTGTTAAACCAAGAAGGTGGTGAAGATTCTCCTAATCTAGGCATGAAACCTTCCCTTTCTAAAGAAACCTGAAGTCCAGCCATTATCCTTGTTATTGATGTCCACAAAAACGGCGCGGCACAAAATGCATAACCAAACACGCACAAAGCTCGTACTACCCCATCTAGATACCAAGGAAATGCCATGACAATTAAAACTCCAATGATACCAAACCACGGCATCAGAACCGGTAACATTGGAAGAAGAAAAGCGTTGATTGCAACCAAGCATAGAGCCAAAGCACCGAGGAAATACAAAGGCCAGCCTAGCATTGGATGGATTGTTGGAGGAATGATGAAGAAGGGTGTTACGTAAGCTGCAAGGATACTCCATAGAGCTACTAGTTTGAGGATGTTTTGTACCAAAGTGATGCTTTTATCGGAGCGACGGTAGCATAGTTTTGAGAGGCTTGGTTTTGCTAAACGTGTCATTACTATTATTCCAAGATATATTGCTGATTGAATAAGTATCACAGCCATATCTGTACCATACCTGATAAAATAATGAACCAATGTTTACTACTTgcatatttatagaaaaaaggTATTATAAAACTTATGGTTATTAAGCAATTCAAATAAAGTATAGATATTGAAGTGGTACCAGAAAATAAACGAACATAATACTCAGTGAGGTATCACTAGTCTGTTGAAGAAATCCGTTGTTTTTTAACATTCTAAATGTTAGAAATGAAAAggctaaatatgtttttaattttcttcaaGAATTGGTCTCTACCACTTGTTTTATGTTTTCTGCTGATTGAATAGACAGGAATTTAGGTCAATGCATGCTACATGAACTTTTAGTCTGGCGCTGTGTAGCATGTATCGGCTGAAATTTATGTATTTCTAGTCAGCAAAAAACAAGCATCAAGACCAATTCTTAAAACATGGAATAAGTAGACCAAACTTATGAGAAAAGTTTAGTAGAACCAAAATTGAGCCGAAAACATAGTTAACCATAAACGAAAGAACCTCCTTCATTGTTTCCATCATAATCAAGTACAATTTGCAGACACAATAAGTTAATACACTCGTAATGAATCTTACCCTATAGTTTGAAGACGCTTTTCATGCCACTGGAGGCCTAATGGTAAGACAGGCCACGCCCACCAATACCATGGCTTCAACCATGGTGCCCCTGGGAACGTAATCACACTATTTGGTCCACAAGGTATGCTCCAGCGAAGTTTAAGGTCTGAAGTCAGGAATCGACATTAGCATTAATTCATATAGCACTAATTAAGATGTGcagtttcaaaaaataaaaaatgcatttttttttccctttaacTTACAGTAGTAAGAAGCATCCATTTGATAGCCTAAAGGAAGTCTATATGTTCCATCAAGCTTGGTGCCATTTGGAGGTGGATGAAACAATGGCTTATCAAGCAATTCTGGGAAATAGCTAGCTATGAAACCCTGGTCTGCACCATCTGGATTTTCTCTCCCGTTCTGTAATTCATGAACCATGTCCTTGAAAACAACCATTGATGGCTGCATATATCAAATAATTAGAACCAATGCGAAAAAGATCAACTATAAGATGATTACTTTTCAGTTTTCACACAAAGCTGTATCTTTTCATACAAAATTTCCTACAACTTCTATACGAAGGTTTTCGTTAGCACCCAAATCATCCAATAGTTTAGCTCGGTTGGCAAGACACGTTGAGCTTCTAATTAAGGGATTGTCCCACAAAGCACATCTTTGGACGGATGATTAGTCTCATAGTTGGCTCAAAGGGTCAAAGCTATGAAGAAATACCAGGGTTTTGATGGGGAGTCAAAGAGTACTAACTATGTTGGGTtactgattttattttttttaaacgacCAATGTTAGTAATTGTTAATATTATGATTGGGTGAGGTTCGAAGTTCGAACAATCGACCTCCTTATCACTCTGCTCTTTATCTCACCCACCTCAGCCACTAAACCAACCTTATATCCCATATGCTGGGTTACCAAatagttttttctttcaacGCACCTCTTCCTTCATGCCAAAGACTAGATATCTAGAGTATGATCCAAGTAACTTGACACTATCTTAGATTTTGATTGAGTCTAGCTCATTTACACAAAATGATCGGACGGTAACCACTCTTTGAATCAATGTAAGATTCTAACAACcaggaaacttttttttataagcaaatgttagtaattagttgttagATTAATATTTTCTCCTTCACCGGGTTTGACAAACCCGGAACTTCCAACCCCTTTAACTCTTAGTTCAAACCGGTTAAACTACCCAACCCCCCAAAAAAGGCACATTAGAAGCAAATTTTGTGACCCATATGGAAGTAGGTCAATATTTTTCCTTTTAGGATAGCTCTAGTGCACCGTAAACTAACATTTAGGTCTATTTAGTTCAACAGAGGAatacttttttatttcaaatatccCCCGCTTTTAAAGGGTAGCTACAATCGGCTCTAGCGAGATTTTGCTCCGCTCTCTTTCCCTTCTCATCTATCCATCTTCTCCAACCAAACATATCCTTTTGCATTTAAATTATGAATGAaacttaaaaattaaagaatttaAAGGCAATAAGAATCATGTCACTTTTGGTGTTATACTGCACTTTCGTGACAATTTACTTTTATAGGACATTTTGGAAAAACATACCTGCAAAACAAAGAGACCTGTATGAAAAACACAAGGATTGATAAAGACAGCACAAAACTCTCCACATTGAAACAATTCATCAGTATTTTGCAAGAAGAGGTTGTCAGCATCCAACATGACTACTCTGTCATAATCCACTAAGCTCCATGCATAAAGTTTGTTCAAAGATAATTtaaatctcttgtcaaaattaTCTTGATGCTTGTAGGGATTATCCATATTTTCCACTCTTACTACTTTGACACCATCTTCATTTTCACTGGATAATCCACAAAGAAAAAACACTATGgtcaaatcaaatcaattatCAACTAAATTACTTAATACAACTGAAGTTCTccaacacataaaaaaaagtatatcaTTATCAATACTTGAGAGTTGTATAACGTAGGTCCACTCCATCAAATTGGTTTGGTTTTATCTTGGCTTTAGTGGATCAAATATTGTGGCTTTTTCATGTAATGCCAAACATTGATGTATTTTGGCTTTTGCTTTATCTAATAATTAGTCCTTTGGAAAAGAAGAGTATGGAAAGAAATTAAACTTTAGTGATCAATTGCTATCATTAGTAGTGTATATTGACTTGAAAAGTACACAAGTAAAATACTAGATGTCGGTATAGAATACTTGTTCTACAAATTTATTTAAGTCATAAACTTCAAAGGTGTGCatgtatttttttctctttggcCTATTAACCCTTTAacttgcctatttttttttattaccccCTTTAGTTTCCAGAGAATGGGATCTGGCGAATCGAACTCAGGTTCTCCTGAACAATTCGTTCTAAGgagaactcattaaccacttaagtcCAATCTCTTTGTTAACTTTTAACTTACTTTGATAGTGTACATTTTAATAAACCAAAGGCctatttacttatttaaatttatgtacTAATACAATTACAATACAAGTACTAATAAAATTGTTTGGAATATTTTATAGAACTGCTTTTGACATTTTGATATATTGTACATTTTAATAGACTAAGGGCCTATTTCAACTGATTTATTTAAGTTTATCTACTTATACAATACAAGTACTTGTGAAATTGTCtgaaatattttatagaaaCTGCTCATAACATGTTTATAAGTTccattttagtttatttttacaaGCTTTCAAgaatagtttataaaaacagtttatgtcaaaaaaaaaaattattatgtagTACTAATAAATATTTCATTATATTGTTTTTCCAAACAGGGCTTAACAAGTCAAATCATAATTAAACTGTTTAtctaaaaaaatcttttaaggggTAGCAGGCCGACCTACTTCCAGCCCTAGGGAGAAATGAAAAGGACAGTCTTAATTTAACGATACATTACATGTGGGTGGAGTTTTCCCCTAAAATTTATTCTCTATCTTATAATAGGTATGGCCGTATGGACCACCACATTGCACAATCTATATATATCCTTGCCATCAATTTCCTTACACCTATAACAACTGCTCACTCACAATGAAGCTTCAATAAATAGTATGTATATTATTAGTAAGGATACCCTGTAATTTGTAATTGGGAAATGGATTATGTGCAATTGTGCAGTCACTTTATAGATGTCCGATCGTGATCGGACAGTTTAAACAAATGCAGTCAATTAATACAATTTTAAATCATGACCGTCCGATATTGATCGGATGGCTATAAATAGCGTGAATGCACGACTACACCAACAACCCGACTGCACGGAATCCAGATCCTTGTAATTGAGAATTATATTAGTGAACTCAAGAGCGTTTAGATGAGATGATACAGATAACTAAAGTTATGAGTTCAATCTCTAATTTGGGCATGTGGCAACGTTAAAATTCTTAGAGACCGCTTATGTGAATCTATAAGGTACCcggtttacaaaaaaaaattatattattgatgattattttcTTCAGTAAAAACATTGAAATTTTAAGAGAGAATGAACTTGacaaaaataacatattctATAATAATCAATGTTGATTCATATCATCTTACCGAAACTGATTTTGAAATGATTCATATCATTATCAttgaataatatttaaataattaaattagggtctgtttggattaggttatttttaagcttatgcaaaacaacttatgaaataaataagattttatgttaatttataaattctCACTgccaaaaattgtatttttataaagttattttatcatatactaccttaaaaaacttataataatacataaaaatatatttatttgtataaactgTTTTGcttaagctaaaaaataagttaattcaaatgGGCTCTTACTCCCATAATTATATGAAACAATACCAGTTTTAACCTTTAAACATGAAACAAAAACTGCTGCATTATAAAAAGACAAAATGATACTTCTTcgggtccttaatataagaagaaatccactttttagatacattgaaatagtgatgtatctagactatattcttgtctagatacattaatatGTTAacgtatctaaaaagtgaaccCCTTGTATTAAGGATTGAAGAGTActcattaaaaattataataactgacaaaaaaaaacaagcAGAAACAATACAGACAAGAAACGAAGGAAGCAGAAAGAGCGACGAGGACGGTTGAAAGCTTCGTCAAACagtgtttgtgtttgttgaaCTTAACGCGCAGCTACAATGCGTTTACAACACAACCACCACTCACAATGTCCCAACACATGCCACAACTTTCCGTAATTAGTTAAgactttaaaaacaaaactaagaAAATTGATACttgaaaaggaaaacaaattaaactatttataaaaatcaaaagaaattcAAACTCATTTACACTATActttttttcaaataatctaataacaattaaaatttatttattacttacgaaaaaaagtaataaaattgaaaatattcagtacaaataaaaaagaaaagtcgATTAGAGTATGTAATTCTTTATAGGCACTATTTGGTAAGTCTAATATACTAGTTTATActctagcttattggactagcttataagcttatttgataaaaatgtgaagtgtttgttAACGAATTTttctaactagcttataacattttttgaaatgctatttcaaatagcgtatgagcttatagtttttacatttttctcatttttaacctttttttttttaatataataactacccactaactatacccactaaccatgtacttttatgtcattttgtacttacaacagttaaatttgtcaaacactttaattttattctactagcttttcagctataagttaTTAGTCATTGcccatcagctatcagctataagctaactttaCAGCTAtcagttagcttatagctttttttacCGAACAAAACCATAATGTTGGTGAGTTATATGATTAGTTATAACATgcttatcattttatttatttttttgactaataacGTGTTTATCGTTtcagttgaaattgaaataacaTTTTCACTTGAAATTGAAAAATGCATAATTGTAAAAAGgtctaaaaagaaaaatctatCTTAAAAATTACACAATAAACAGCTTGTgaatttttaaaagttatttttcctatttaaaatttatcatttttttaaattttttcatttttataagacCATTATTACTCCCTCACCGTGAGTATAATCCAAtcttaatgaatttttttttttttttggtattaaatCTCAATGATTTTATTACTAAactaaatgatttatttttttaaagaattaatGTATTATTAGTATATATCTGAATTTTCGAATATAccgtaaaaaaaagtttacaagtAATAATCCAATATTTTTAACCTAAAAAGTAGTAGTATATGCAAGAAGCGCATGTGGACCCAAAACAAGATCTCACACAAAAGATACCATTGATGCCGGACTAGGACGGTGTTCTGTTCTATTCTCATCATCCATTCCCACAAACATCATGCGCAATTAAAGCACAATCAAATCAAAATGGCATTCTATTATAAAcacaactttattttttgtgtctaaaatttttatcattaaaGTGAATGAGTGGGATGATCGGAATTCTAACTCAGaca from Trifolium pratense cultivar HEN17-A07 linkage group LG5, ARS_RC_1.1, whole genome shotgun sequence encodes:
- the LOC123885779 gene encoding putative glucuronosyltransferase PGSIP8 — its product is MGWENRQKREHNNNVTVASGFVLMKWLLLLVFLLVGFLSPVVKAQNKNAYATMMYVGTPRDYEFYIAIRVLFKSLSLLNVQADLVVIASLDVPLTWIQALENEDGVKVVRVENMDNPYKHQDNFDKRFKLSLNKLYAWSLVDYDRVVMLDADNLFLQNTDELFQCGEFCAVFINPCVFHTGLFVLQPSMVVFKDMVHELQNGRENPDGADQGFIASYFPELLDKPLFHPPPNGTKLDGTYRLPLGYQMDASYYYLKLRWSIPCGPNSVITFPGAPWLKPWYWWAWPVLPLGLQWHEKRLQTIGYGTDMAVILIQSAIYLGIIVMTRLAKPSLSKLCYRRSDKSITLVQNILKLVALWSILAAYVTPFFIIPPTIHPMLGWPLYFLGALALCLVAINAFLLPMLPVLMPWFGIIGVLIVMAFPWYLDGVVRALCVFGYAFCAAPFLWTSITRIMAGLQVSLEREGFMPRLGESSPPSWFNKLY